Genomic segment of Tissierella sp.:
GGAATTTAAAGAAATAAATAAAGCTGAACTTTATGATGGTGAATATCTAAAAAATTCAAAGGACATTATGGTAGATAGATTTTTTTATGAAGCACAAAACTTGTCTTTAGGAGATAAAATAGCTATTAATGGAGAAGAATATACTGTCTGTGGTATATTTACAACACCAGATTATTTGTCTATTTTAAAGAAGAAAACTGACTTTATGGCTGATGGAAGTAAATTTGGTCTATGTATGGTTAGTGAAAAGACTTTTAATGAACTGGCAGGAGGAAAGGAAAGCATTAATTACAGTATAGTCTTTAATCAAAATAGCAGTGATGACTTCAGAAAAGAGCTAGCAAAGGAAGGCATTGTCCTAGACTGGACGGGTAGGGATTCAAATATTAGGATTACTACTTTTGATGGTGAAATTGATGCAATAATAATACTCAGTAGTATAGCACCTCTGTTTATTCTTATAGTAAGCAGTTTAATAATGGCTGTGGTAGTTGGACGCATGATTAAAAAAGAATACACATACATTGGGACCTTATCTGCTATGGGCTATAGAAAAGGGGAAATTGTTGACCACTATTTAAGGCTACCTATATTTATTTCTGTCATTGGGTCAATTCTTGGGCTTGTATTAGGTTATTTCCTCGTAGAGCCATTTACTATGTTATCTTCAGTTGAATACAATATACCTAAAACAACTTACTACTATCAATGGCAAGATATTGTACTGATGTTGACAATCCCTGTAATACTCAATATATTTGCTGCTCTTATAGCTATAATACAGGCACTTCATATAAATATTGTTGCTTTATTAAAAGCTGATGCAGGCAAGATGAAAAAAGGCCTTCTTACAAAGTTCATCCCTAATAAAAAAGGTTCATTCAAGCTAAGATTTAAGATGAAAGAGATCACATCAAATCTCCCAAGAAGTCTTTTAATGTTGATTGGAATTATTGCATCTTCAATGTTTATTTTGACAGGCTTTATATTTAATAGTGCAATAGAATTTGTTTTTGATAATAATTTCCATGAGAAGTTTGGATATGATTATCAGTATGTCTTAAATACACCAATGTATGAAAGCAAAACAGAGGGTGAACCCTATATGATATCAAGTTTTGATTATGATAAAAAGGGGGAGAGTTTGAGTTTTACTGTTTATGGTGTTGCTGAAAATTCCAAGTATATCAAGCTATATAATAATGGTAATCTTATTTCACAGGATAAAACAGTTATTTCTAAAAGTGTTGCTAAGCGTTTAGAGCTTAAAAAGGGTGATGTAATTACAGTAAAGAATAATTCGAATTTCAAAGAATATAGACTAGCCATTGATGAAATCTGCAATATTTCATTTGGTGAAAATGTGTATATGCCATTAAAGGAATTAAATGCAATGCTCGACCTGCCTGAAAGTACTTATATGGGGTTATATTCGGATGAATTGCTTAATATAGATGAAGGACTAGTAAGTGACATTTTAACCCTTGAAGACAGCAAAGCAGGACTAGAATCTTCAATTGCTGCATTCAAAGTTTTCTTATATCTTCTTGCCTTTGTTTCTGCTCTAGTAGGAACGGTTGTTATTTACATTGTAACTATTATGCTAGTAGAAGAAAACAGAAAGAATATTTCAATGTTGAAGGTAGTTGGCTACCATAACAAAGAGATATCAAGCCTACTGGTTAATTCCACATCAGCATTGGTTTGGATTGGATACTTTATGGCGATACCATTTGCTTTTTTTACTATCCAAAAGTTCTTCAATATACTGACAACAAATATGTATTTTGATTTTAGTGTAGATTTAAAGCTATGGCAGGCTATAGTTTCATTTGCTTTTATTTTGGCTATTTATTATATAACTTTATTTTTTGCTAAGAAAAAGGTATTAGGTATTAATATGGCTGAAAGTCTAAAGGTTAGGGAATAAAAATATATTGGTGTGATAATAGAAGGCTTCATATCAACGAAGCTCTAAATTATCACACCAAGTAAT
This window contains:
- a CDS encoding FtsX-like permease family protein, which codes for MKLNKRVKRIFLEHKASYIGMILLIILSTSCFLGMKTATTSIEKSVDDNRIKANVEDANFSFSNTLTKDQIEKYEKDFNLLIQENRQIEYDYKGAVLRIRPEFKEINKAELYDGEYLKNSKDIMVDRFFYEAQNLSLGDKIAINGEEYTVCGIFTTPDYLSILKKKTDFMADGSKFGLCMVSEKTFNELAGGKESINYSIVFNQNSSDDFRKELAKEGIVLDWTGRDSNIRITTFDGEIDAIIILSSIAPLFILIVSSLIMAVVVGRMIKKEYTYIGTLSAMGYRKGEIVDHYLRLPIFISVIGSILGLVLGYFLVEPFTMLSSVEYNIPKTTYYYQWQDIVLMLTIPVILNIFAALIAIIQALHINIVALLKADAGKMKKGLLTKFIPNKKGSFKLRFKMKEITSNLPRSLLMLIGIIASSMFILTGFIFNSAIEFVFDNNFHEKFGYDYQYVLNTPMYESKTEGEPYMISSFDYDKKGESLSFTVYGVAENSKYIKLYNNGNLISQDKTVISKSVAKRLELKKGDVITVKNNSNFKEYRLAIDEICNISFGENVYMPLKELNAMLDLPESTYMGLYSDELLNIDEGLVSDILTLEDSKAGLESSIAAFKVFLYLLAFVSALVGTVVIYIVTIMLVEENRKNISMLKVVGYHNKEISSLLVNSTSALVWIGYFMAIPFAFFTIQKFFNILTTNMYFDFSVDLKLWQAIVSFAFILAIYYITLFFAKKKVLGINMAESLKVRE